The Tripterygium wilfordii isolate XIE 37 chromosome 1, ASM1340144v1, whole genome shotgun sequence sequence CATGTACAATACAACAAGTACATACATCATGTATTAATTAATGCATGTGTTGTCCATATAAATATTATACGTAGACAAACATATTTATACATACATGCGCACGTACACACACACTGATCGATACACAAGTTTAAGTTAATACTAATTGAATTAAGACAAAGCTAGCTGAACATAATGAGTTGGCGAGAAGAGATGACATGGCATGCGAACAAAATGGTGAATATAAACACGTACAATACAATGAGTACAAAATACGTGACATAAAAACAAGAGTGTGTGAAGGAGACCTCAACGAAATTTCCAAACTTACACGTACAAACCAATGCGTTAATACTTTAAGAATCGCAATAATcgaaaccaacaaaacaaaacaaaagcttGTCGAATGTGATCAAACTTCCTTGGTAGCTCAACACATGTACTCTTTATCTGCATAATGCAGCTTCAGATGGTCTAGATTAGTACCACAAAAATGACGAAATCTTGTTTATCAAGGATGTATGACTGAAAATAAAAGTTTTTTCGTAAGTTTCTCGCAGTGAGCGGGTTAAGGGACATACAAGATGTATGCAGTCTTTTCTCCGTAAAATATGCGAAGAGCCTGATTCCATGAgctctatcttttttttttaaataatcaaGCATCGATATAATCTAAATTACCATATGAATTTATTTTCCACCATGATAACTACatcaatggaagaaaaaaaaatcctgccAAGCATCATTGTTTATATTCTATCTTTTGTACTCCACCATGATTCATGAACACAGACATGCATGCACAGCATTTACACAATCACACAGATCATAATATGGACATCGCAATGCTTGACCAAAATATCCACACAAACTAAACTAAAACTAACAGACTTATTAATTTTCAATCCATGATCCATCCATtcaaagataaaaaagaaaacatgaacATAGCTGGTGAGATAATACAAAGCACAGAGTACTCTTTAATGGACATACCAAATCTCTGTTTCAAATGGATCAATTACTACACAAATGATCCCCCGGCCTCATTGAATCCCCTCACGACGCCTGAGTCCATCGCGCAAGTTGTGTAGGATTAACAATTCCAGGTATGTGGACCCCATCTGACTTCATTATACTTGCCACCTCATCATATCTCCTCTcttcctccttctccttctctttctttcctccTCCCAGCTCGGCTTCCCTCTTAACCCGCTTCAATTCAGCTGAACCGCCGATCCTCACTGGTACGGCTACAGCCTCGCGTCGAGGGGGGACTACAAACTTCTTCCCAAACAGAGTCCCTTTTGTCAGAAACTCATACGCCATGTACCCAGCTAGTAGCCGATTTGAGCACATCGGCTCGACAACGGCTTTTGAACCTGCAGGTGGAGCCGGGACTGCAGCCGAGGGCTTAATAGGAAAACTAAAAGATTCCCTCTCCCTTCGCTTTTTTGATAGACCAGGTGGCAACATCCTACGAGCATGATGACTCATTGTAGTAGCCCAATACCACGCCACGTCAGCACCCCCGAAGTCCGATTGCAATACTAATATTTTTGAGGGGCAAAAACGTCAACACATCTTTATCGAGAGAAATGAGAGGGTAGCGTCCAATACGCGTTAAAATGGATTAGAAAAATGACTCGCCATCGCTggctagaaaataaaaatattaaaaataaaaacagaaataataaaaattcgTGGAAAAATTAACTGCAAAACGATAGATTGAGAGAAGGAGAAACGATAGAAAATTAAATCGGATCCAGATGGCGGAAGTGTGATTGCCGGATCTAGTTCACGGCCGGTTGTCCGAACGGCGGCGCAGTCAGTCACGACGATGAGTGGAGGAAATACAGTTATTAAGGGAAGTTCGAGTGGGAGAGAAGGGAAAATTTGATGGGGAATGAGAGATGCGAGTAATAGAAAGAagatttaaaattatttatagaGTGAGTTATTTCTGGAATGCCCCTGCTGTTCATGGAAATGACGAAAACACCATTTACTTAACTGCAGTGAAGGAAAAAAACCCAGGTTATCTTTTTCGAACTTTCAGTCTCAGATGAGTGCCATTATTGCTgcgttttgtttttgttagggGCTCGATATGTTTCTCGTGAACTATGATAGGTTTACCATTTTGCCCTCGTATTCCTATCTTGTTTGATTTAATTTCTACGCGCAATTTGTGTGGTAGTGCTAAACTGTGGTGGATCCATGATTTGAATTCACAGGAGGAACAATTAAGGGGTCCGGAGGTAGCGtttctgaaaaaaaatttgggattatttatatatgaCACGAGGATAATAGtttcaagtaataaaaaattacgtatttatttattataattgtCCTCTACGAGTTTTTATATTATGAAAACACCCTATTAcaacataattaataataaatccaatcaattttttttatgagataTACAAAACAATTATTTAAAAATTGGTCACTAATCCGATTTATCTCTAGTTGGTATTCAAAAGTCATGCACATTTTTCCAATGATAGATAATGTTGCTTACCATGTGCGCGTTCTTTTAAATTGGGGTAGTAGAGATCAAGGATGAGAGTCTAGGCCACTAGGCTAGAATGGTTGAATAGGctagaataaaatatattttcactGTTTTATATTGATTGTGTTTGAGCATTGGGGACACCAAGGTTTAATTAGTGGGGGCacattttgttttatatataaaaaatataactaTCTTTTTTCACTGGGGGCACAGGCTCCCAGTGCATTGCAATTGGGTCCGTCTCTGGTGCTAAAGAACCCAATTTTATGTAACCCAGCCTTTCTCAAGTCTATGTGACAAGTTAACTCAACAAATGATTGGataaatttcaaaagtaacGTTTTTCAAAACATAAATGACTGGATAAATTTGAAAATGAATGATTTTCTTACGCACATAATCTCCTTCCAAGAATTAGTGGCTTGCCATTGTCACTTAAATATgaaaacaattaaataattGTCTAATTTATTTAGTATACTGGCGaggactcttttttttattaggtAAAGGCTTAAAAGCCAGAAGAAAACAGACTAAAGCAATGAATAGAGGGATCGCAACCACTATCCATCCAAGCATTCTGACGTCTGCTAACTTTTGCAATAGACCAACTCCGAACCCCAATCAACTTGCCTCTAATCTCATCAACCAAATTCTCAATCTCCCAAAACGAAACCAGGACTTAGAGCATCCAAACATCGACTTTTATTATCAGATTCTCGAAAAATAGTAAAATTAGTTATTTTACAGTTTTATACAATTACAATTTAACAACACTTTACATTAATTCCTCTAAATTGTACCctataacttaaaatattcatttttcaatcatttttaatatatttttatttgaatttttgcTAATTATATTTTGAAACAGGGTTTGGGGaggggtaggattcgaacccacgactTTATGAGtgggtgatcccttacatgTATTGTGATTATCGTTCAACTAACAGCTCACTTCACATCTACAAATCATATTGCTAGGCATAAATTTCATCTCAGTTACAACTTATAGGCAGAGCTACATAAAATATTATAGACATACAATCAAGTAAAAAGAGAAATCTGTAAAGGTAAATTTCAAATCTAAGTTTTGTCTCCATTTAATTCCGTTGAAATTATGttaaaatgcatctaaatgtgAAATAAAAATTCATAGTTTTTATGTGCTTATAAAGCATGATTATATTTTgaacaaacaaatatattttgacaataaataaatactagagtcaatttaaagaaaaaataattaatgagATATGAAATAGTAATTTATTAGAGTTAATtcaaagacaaaaaataaataattagtcAAATGGGTCACAATAGGGCCCACTGAGTCACGTTTCCTTTTGCTGGTGATCACGGTTGTTGTGCGTCCAAGAtaataaaagattaaaacaaataACTCCTCTACATCTAATTTACTATCTTTTACCACTGAGTTGTTGAATAAATTGTGTAGTGTTTagtaaattaacaaataaatgacttcatttttttttatataatactTATTAAAGTTCAacatttttcatatataaataatattatattttatgattttcaaaatctatataataaattttgttaataaatttaatctaataaatataatttattattaaaattaattttgaagtataaattattaatatctttattacaaaattaaaatgattatcttaaaagttaataatattatattttatgtttttattttacttattttattataaatatttttattatattattgtgaAAATATTGTTCTGTAAATCCCTCCCACATAATATTGGCTGTCAAGAGGTGAACTTGTCTGAAATTTTAAGAACAAACATAAAGGTCAACCTAATTGTGAGAACCAGAAAACTGAAAAGTGATTAGTCTGATAAATCACTTGATTAAGGTTGAAATTCAATGCTTAATTACCCGTAGTTGGCGGGTCCAATGCCAAATGTAGGATAGAGAGACTTTGACGAACTTCTTATTGAACAAAGAGTTGTGTTTGAGTATGTAAAGTATAGGCTTTAAGAGACAATGATGCAAATACTATAATTGTATGAAAATTTCATGTACAAATTCAAGGTAAAAATCCAACCTACAACTTCCAAGAAAGACAAACTCTCTCATAACCGTTAGGCTAAGAGCAAAATATACTACCTTGTGTATGAAATTATTGTAGCCCACTGGTGAATTTCTCCTTGACCATACCATATAGAATCGATAGGTCCTGATTTCTATTACTACTGGGAAAAATACTATTTTGGCCATGTATTGGATTTTAGTCCAACTTAAGTACGTTTTTGTCAGGTGGAAAATTTATGTGTACGCGGGCTAACAGCTCGAGTTTAGGCTTATATCGAATGTCTAAAGGACAATATTATATAGTGTTCTTGGCTTCTCGGCTACCCGATTTTCGTTAGGTATAACTTCAATAGATATAATTTCATCTTGTATACCATCTTTAGTTTTCATCAGTttaaatatgtatttatgttaataTTTTGAGTTACTTTATGAGACCAAAGATCAAGATGAATCTCTTAtcgataatatcatttcaagGAATTGCACTATAGTaaataatcttaaaaaaaatttctgaagGCACTACCCTTAAACCCTTGCTAAAATTTTTCGAACTAATCAAAATGATATCGTTTTTAATCGTAGTCCACCCCAACATCAATTCCTAATTTTGTAGAGGTTCCACATTCTGAAGAGAAAATTAGTATGTCAAAGTTCCACAAAAATGGAGTAAGTGTCTAATACAATATCACTCGGACTTAGAACCTTGTAGTAAATCTACGTCCATATCGTCTTGCTTCGCTTCTTAATTCTTATATGTCTGAGGGTGACTGAGTTAACCACCAAAACCTTTTCTTTTTACGTACTGGTGACTGAAGTTACGGATCGAGTTAAAGGTCAAAGCCCACAAAAGAAAGCGCATGATTTTCTGGGCTCAAAAGAAAGCCTCATGACCTTTTCCACtcgagaaattttatttacaccacataaactactaagtttacacaatCTATTTTAACAATATAAATTTACATCCCtattttataagtttacaccaaatattTAATGAATAACCTAAGTTACCCTTCACGTGCAAAATTGGGATTAACAAAGCGTCAAGTTTATACAACTCTCATCAACAAGAATTTGGAGCcatgtttaatatatatatatgtttcatatttcttcaaattttgctgtgaaattttcatatttttacgGATCAAAACAAGTAGAACTTGTTCTTGGCACCCAAATCAACAAATCAAGAGATACACGGTTATGAGCTAAGATCTGAAGGGTCAACACCATCTCCAGCAAAAAAAACCTTGAAAGATGATAAagtagagacaaaaaaaaaaaaaaaaggaaaacccaGATATCCAAAtcttaaaagaaaacaaaatgaagGGATTTTTGGTTATCTAGGAAGATGAAGAGATGCTAATCAGTCCAAGATCTACTATACGAGAACAGAAACTATGGATATTGTTAGTAAATTCCATCTTCAACACTTTTAATCaaatcaattttgttttgtaaAGTTTTTggcaagtaaattttttttttgagagagaattgtTGTGTAAACTAATAAGTTTCTAATTCAATATTTAAATacgtatttaatatttattttcaataaaggACATATTTATTATTCCAAATagagatatatatgtaaatgcGCATAAGATCATGGGCCGACCCACATAAAATATGTGGTTAGAAGACCTTTTAGTTCAAACTGTTATCACCTTCACCAGGGCAACATAGACCACAACTTTTTCAAAAGTAATATAACGaacattacattttttttttatttaaaattggaTGGAGAGGGGGATCGAACCCTAGATCTAATGTCTATGTGCGAGAATGCATTACCAGTGCAATTGGAATTCATTCCCTAACAAACATTATTTTTGATGTCAATATTCTAGGAATCCCATTGAATATTTATTGAAGATAATGAGTTCATTCCCTAACAAACattattgttgatgtaaatACTCTAGGAATCCCATTAAATATTTATTGAAGATAATGACAATGAGAGCACCTAATCTTATAATTTGGGTCATCATTCACACACAACAGTTTGTCCGCTTTGGACCCATTTGAAATTAAGTCCCTCACAGATTTGTCCTCCGTGGGTTAAGCCAGGGATGCCCGGCCCAACTGACCTCCAAGATTTACTCGAATAACCGGTTGTTGTAAGTTAAGGGAGTGGGCCACCCTTATATGTTAGATTATTATTAGTCCACAAATCACCGATTTCTTCAATTTAAAAAGACCTCGTGCCATGAAGGCATCTTAGACATATTCAACTCatcttttaaaataaaagattgAAACAAATAGTTAAATTTTATTGAACAACATGGGAGATTTGAGCAAGATAAAATCATTGATCTCTCCTTTTTGGGTAGCTTAGAAACCTCTTCAAACCTCACTTTGTAACTTTTGTAAAATTTTCGAAATCGATTCGATCAACTGATTTTCTGAGAATACTGACGACTGAGAGAGGGAATAAGTCATTCCTTATCTGCATGAATGGATCATAATTTGCATTCGTAAGCCATAAAATATTTCCAATCGAGTTATCTGGTAATGGCATGCACCTCTCTTAACTGAATTATATAAAATTGATGGCTTAGAAGCATTCATGGCGCATTTCCATATGAATCCAGAGACCACTTCTGCTCGAGTTGGGTTAGGAACTTGTGCACTACTTCTTGCTTTAAACTTGAGAGTAGATATGCTGGCAGCATTAAAACAAAATCTCTTAGTAATTAACTTACCTTTTCGTTAGGTTGAGAGTTAACTACTTCTGCGATAATTGCCGGTACATGAATGGAAGAAAGTTGTTTTGGTGGAAAGTTTGAGGCTGCCACATTAAGATCATGTGCATGTAAAGTTGATCATGACCATGATTTAAGAAAAGCATGGAAGGTGGCTCCATCAATGATTTGGTGCAAAAAGCAGATACCAATAGCAATTCCTCCgcaggaaaatatatatattcgcTTTGACACCTACTTGCACTGCCATTTCTAATGGCACACTACATGCACCAGCTCGAAATGGAAGGAATTAACTTACTGAGTAATTCAAGTTTTGGAGGTGAAAGACAATCAAACATCTCACCACTTACTTTGGCTTCCTTGAATAAGACTCCCGAGTTAGAACTTTCGACAATGAATCTTTCAGACAAGCTAGTTTTTCTTCGATAGAGATGAGGGTACGTACCATGCTGATGAGGGTAAAATAGCACTAATGGAACATAAATTGGTTGAATAAGCTGGTCTAAATAGGaaagtttgaaattttttaggtttttgggtGTCGGTAAAGATGGTTTGATTGATTCTTCTTTTTGCAGTGGAATGAAACTCCATCTTCCccgttttgattttgatgaacAATGCAGTGAAATGTTTCTGAATCATTGTTACTTAAAAAAGAAGAGCAGGACAcactcgattttttttttttttaaaatttatttttgatataaGCTGCAAGCCAACTCGgttaattttgaaatataaaaataaaatagtgtaCATGCTTGTCAACTCTCCCATGTCTTTCCAGACTATTAACTATATTTGGTTTCAGCACAAATGACAAGGATTAATATTATTTAGAAAATGACAAAGTGCCAAATACATGTGGCAACCCAAACAATCCAAATCTACAAAGCACCTAAGTGGCATGTCCATGTCATTGCCAACTGTAAAATTTTTATCTCTCTTATATTCACGCTACTGCCTCATTAATTCTcactctctctatttctctctcttccatcCTTCTCTCTTCACCTCTTTCACTTCACCAGCGGCAATGGTGGTGGAGGACCGGACTTTCATATATCGGACGAGATCTTGGCGGTGATACCGATATATCCTTACGATCAACTGGATTTGGCGCAGAAGGTCACGTCCATAGCGCCTAAGTGGCTATGCCTTAATGATTCTGACAGAAGCACCAATGAACCTCGCCCTCCACGGATCTGTTGCTGAATGCTTTCATAGTGGCTTGTTGTTGTAGATCTGAATATTTATCTCTTGGGTTTTAATTTTGGTAGGCATTAATCTGAACTCAACTAGAGAGGTGTTGAAGCTATTTAGAGGTTTCCTACTGTTTTGCCGTCATAAGTTATGGAATAAAATAGAACATTGAGTTTTTGACTTTCGAGTGATCTTCATTGGTGTTTTGTGATTGTTAAAAGCTTGATTTGTGACTAATTAGGGAAACATTGTTATATTAATTCCATATAAATTGAATTCTTCTCTTAATTCCACAAAGATTGAAATAACTCAAAGACCATAATCTATTTATTTATCTATTATGGTTGACAAAATTCAGTGGAATAGCTAAttcaattgttttaaatcaatggaatagttttatttcattgatttaatcaattgaataaagCTATTCCgttaattaaaacaatgaaataaccGTAGACCTCATATGAAATTCGATGAAATAACCATTATTACATCATTTTACAGAGCAGTACATGCCTATGAAACTCAAATACATTGTTATACTAAAATTAGTGGAATGACATACTAAAATCTATGGAATAACAATTTATGGAAACTCAAATACATTGTTACATGATTCCGACACAATTTCAATGTTTTGCCATGGttaaaatcaatagaataactAAATACATTGATTTATATCAATTGAAATAACTAGATGtcttaaaaaaatcaatggaattgaCACTAAATCAATGGAAAACTATTCCAACAACTATTCGGCCATTCAAGGGTTGGAACCTGTAGAGCTCATCAAGGCATTTCTAATGGTCATGGTGGTTCGTAGAGGCGTGGCCTACAGTGACCGGATCAAACTCCAAAAATTTCTTTTTGCTACGACTTTAAGGTGAGATTCCCGAGAAATAGGTGACGTTTGGCGGCAAACGAAGCTGGAGATGAGTCATGGCATTCTCACACTTCAATTTGGTGGGTTGGCGGCTCCAATCTATGGCCGGATGGTCCGTCTTGGTTCTGGCAGTGAGTGAAAGAAAGGGATAGGAGAGAGAGTGTTGTCTGGGAGTGTTTCTGGTAGAAGATAAGAGAGAGTTtccttttttgaattttgaattttttccacTTAGATTGTTGACATGGCCATGACACATAGATTTAGGCTACTTGAACTGCCAATTTTTGGGTCAACTAACACTACTGTTAATTGTTTATTCATTTTGTAGGAATATGAGTTTATTTAAGTTCTATTTTAaggttaaaatattatatatgtccttAGACTATAACAGTTTTttcgattatgtccttaaactattttttttcttcattctatcctcaaactattgttttccacatggtttctatcctgagtcagctttccggtgttgactccggcgaaaatgctgacgtggcatccatgtgattataaaataaaaaaaaaaactaattttcgTTTAACACgtgtataattaattaaaaaataaaattcaaacctGCTTcagtgtaatttttttaattcgtttctcttttgattttgatttcagtTTTCCCTAGATTATTTTGATTTcagttttgattttattttggttcgttttcttttttattttttttaaaatttatgatgACATGGGGagttaaatcaattaaaaaataaatccacATGTCAATCTCGTCGGAGTTCAGATgacacgtcagcattttcgttggagtcaacaccggaaagttgactgaggagagaaaccatgtggaaattaatagtttaaggatagaatgaagaaaaaaaatagtttaaggacataatagagaaaaatgtgatagtcta is a genomic window containing:
- the LOC120014662 gene encoding uncharacterized protein LOC120014662 — protein: MSHHARRMLPPGLSKKRRERESFSFPIKPSAAVPAPPAGSKAVVEPMCSNRLLAGYMAYEFLTKGTLFGKKFVVPPRREAVAVPVRIGGSAELKRVKREAELGGGKKEKEKEEERRYDEVASIMKSDGVHIPGIVNPTQLARWTQAS